A DNA window from Xanthomonas campestris pv. campestris str. ATCC 33913 contains the following coding sequences:
- a CDS encoding GNAT family N-acetyltransferase has product MSIPVFAPRRHADGVVLCDLAVVDPAAMAEYHTRNRAHLADAMPARPPAFYTTDGWRRLCIAYRTAVPGERELQLVLLMESQVIGTLGFTQIQRGAFQACHMGYGLDAQQQGRGLIHWAATQGIAFVFEALGLHRVMAQYVPENQRSARVLQRLGFQVEGQARRYLQLNGVWRDHVLTSLLREDGFPVEE; this is encoded by the coding sequence GTGAGCATTCCGGTGTTTGCACCGCGACGGCATGCCGACGGCGTGGTGTTGTGCGACCTGGCCGTGGTGGACCCGGCAGCCATGGCCGAGTACCACACCCGCAATCGCGCTCACCTGGCCGATGCCATGCCGGCACGGCCGCCGGCGTTCTACACGACCGATGGCTGGCGGCGCCTGTGCATCGCGTACCGCACTGCAGTGCCAGGCGAGCGCGAACTCCAGCTGGTGTTGCTGATGGAGAGCCAGGTGATTGGCACGCTGGGCTTTACCCAGATCCAGCGCGGTGCGTTTCAGGCCTGCCACATGGGCTACGGGCTGGATGCGCAGCAGCAGGGCCGTGGCCTGATCCACTGGGCTGCCACCCAGGGCATTGCTTTTGTATTCGAGGCGCTGGGCCTGCACCGCGTAATGGCGCAGTACGTGCCCGAGAATCAGCGCAGTGCGCGCGTGTTGCAGCGCCTGGGCTTCCAGGTGGAAGGGCAGGCGCGCCGCTATCTGCAGTTGAACGGCGTGTGGCGCGACCATGTGCTGACCAGCCTGCTGCGTGAGGATGGGTTTCCGGTTGAGGAGTGA
- a CDS encoding sigma-70 family RNA polymerase sigma factor, whose product MPSTDLAQLPDEELMLLVANGFIEQPASMLFQRHNRALFNFLAWLCEGNLSEAEDLAQKTWVKLMTRCSDYRPGQAAFTTFLFQIGRNAWIDTRRSAHHTTSTALDEAHLQLPDQELSGEQLAMLGQQQHRVRAAVMALPDAQREVVVLRFFAELGVEEIAHVVGEGFETVKSRLRYAFAKLRVSLDAVQ is encoded by the coding sequence ATGCCATCGACCGATCTTGCGCAACTTCCCGACGAGGAGCTCATGCTCCTCGTCGCCAATGGCTTCATCGAGCAACCGGCAAGCATGCTGTTCCAGCGCCACAACCGTGCGCTGTTCAATTTCCTGGCCTGGCTCTGCGAGGGCAACCTAAGCGAGGCCGAAGACCTGGCGCAGAAAACCTGGGTCAAGCTGATGACCCGATGCAGCGACTACCGGCCCGGGCAGGCCGCGTTCACCACATTCCTGTTCCAGATCGGCCGCAATGCGTGGATCGACACGCGCCGCAGCGCGCACCACACCACCTCGACTGCGCTGGACGAGGCGCATCTGCAACTGCCCGACCAGGAGTTGTCGGGCGAGCAGTTGGCGATGCTTGGCCAACAGCAGCACCGCGTGCGCGCGGCCGTCATGGCATTGCCGGATGCGCAGCGCGAAGTGGTGGTGCTGCGGTTCTTTGCCGAACTTGGTGTTGAAGAAATCGCCCACGTGGTGGGCGAAGGCTTCGAGACCGTGAAAAGCCGCCTGCGCTATGCATTCGCCAAGCTGCGCGTCAGCCTGGATGCGGTGCAATGA
- a CDS encoding chemotaxis protein CheB yields MGTPVALLGRPGPARERLREALGLAGAQVVLEDDPYAVDVQMLRDAEPVAVLVSLEPSIEDALEALEPAFNMPGVTVIFDEAELTVRREGWEAQRWVRHLAAKLHGHADVLPPGTESEPSLQPEPGLAFVSNRQDSDLQLDQHLEAAAHAFERVPGDGMFSHVAEAAPAVSGSTSALGDSSTWGLVDEVAVVVRPRSEPDMAALSTGSLSLVDLDQAAASEGAVLVMAGIGGPDAIRRLLAALPPAFPRPLLVRMALDGGQYGNLVRQMGRVSALPVELGEIGQPIEAGKVYVLSDEVGVQQQAGALAFAAQTDPAALVAALPPADSAVLMLSGANEALVEATLALAGQGGWVAGQSADGCYDPAAAARLAQQGMLSGDPAQLAQALAQRWPA; encoded by the coding sequence ATGGGAACGCCGGTCGCCCTGCTGGGCCGGCCCGGTCCGGCGCGCGAGCGCCTGCGTGAAGCGCTCGGTCTGGCCGGCGCGCAGGTCGTGCTGGAGGATGATCCCTATGCGGTGGATGTGCAGATGCTGCGCGATGCCGAGCCGGTGGCAGTGCTGGTGTCGCTGGAGCCGTCGATCGAAGATGCGCTCGAAGCCCTGGAGCCGGCCTTCAACATGCCCGGTGTCACGGTGATCTTCGACGAAGCCGAGCTGACCGTGCGCCGCGAGGGCTGGGAAGCGCAGCGCTGGGTGCGCCATCTGGCGGCCAAGCTGCACGGCCATGCCGATGTGCTGCCGCCCGGCACCGAAAGCGAGCCATCGCTGCAGCCGGAGCCGGGCCTGGCGTTCGTCTCCAATCGTCAGGATTCGGACCTGCAGCTGGATCAGCACCTGGAAGCGGCTGCGCATGCCTTCGAACGCGTGCCTGGCGATGGGATGTTCAGTCACGTAGCCGAGGCCGCACCTGCGGTGTCTGGGTCGACATCGGCGCTGGGCGATTCCAGCACCTGGGGCCTGGTCGATGAGGTGGCCGTGGTGGTGCGTCCGCGCAGCGAGCCGGATATGGCCGCGCTGTCCACGGGCAGCCTGTCGCTGGTGGATCTGGACCAGGCTGCGGCCAGTGAGGGTGCGGTGCTGGTGATGGCCGGGATTGGCGGGCCGGATGCGATCCGCCGCCTGCTGGCCGCGCTGCCGCCGGCCTTCCCGCGCCCGCTGCTGGTGCGCATGGCGCTGGATGGCGGGCAGTACGGCAACCTGGTGCGGCAGATGGGCCGGGTGTCGGCGTTGCCGGTGGAGCTGGGAGAGATTGGCCAGCCGATCGAGGCTGGCAAGGTCTATGTGTTGTCCGACGAGGTCGGCGTGCAGCAGCAGGCCGGTGCATTGGCGTTTGCCGCGCAGACCGACCCGGCGGCGCTGGTGGCCGCGTTGCCGCCGGCCGACAGCGCGGTGCTGATGCTCAGTGGTGCCAACGAAGCACTGGTTGAGGCCACGCTGGCCCTGGCCGGGCAGGGTGGTTGGGTAGCCGGGCAATCCGCCGATGGCTGCTACGACCCGGCCGCCGCCGCGCGCCTGGCGCAGCAAGGCATGCTTTCCGGCGACCCGGCGCAGTTGGCGCAGGCGTTGGCGCAGCGTTGGCCGGCGTAA
- a CDS encoding vWA domain-containing protein produces MHMHERLMPMPPSPPTENRETYQTLSDNPIVQAAEQPVSTFSIDVDTGSYSNVRRFLNAGTLPPVDAVRVEELINYFRYDDPAPTDGTPFAVRTELAPTPWNTDTLLLRIGVAGREVPTAALPAANLVFLVDVSGSMGAPDKLPLLQSSLKLLVRQLRKQDRITLVTYAGSTAVVLPPTSGAQQTRIVEAIDSLQSGGGTAGASGIELAYKAAQQAYLRGGINRILLATDGDFNVGVTDFDQLKGMVAEKRRSGVALSTLGFGTGNYNDTLMEQLADAGDGAYAYIDSALEARKVLTHELGSTLATIARDVKIQVEFNPGTVKEYRLIGYENRALRREDFNNDQVDAGDIGAGHTVTALYEITPAQGAASVDPLRYATTAARRPQPTTGNELAHVKLRYKLPEAQRSRLLDTVVRANQQQALAATSDAFRFSAAVAGFGQRLRGGSQLHGWDYPQLRALAAGSLGSDRHGYRADFLQLLQQADALSSRPLATND; encoded by the coding sequence ATGCACATGCACGAGCGGCTGATGCCAATGCCGCCCAGCCCGCCCACCGAGAACCGCGAGACCTATCAAACGCTGAGCGACAACCCGATCGTGCAGGCCGCCGAACAGCCGGTCTCCACCTTCAGCATCGACGTGGATACCGGCAGCTACAGCAATGTGCGCCGCTTCTTGAATGCCGGCACCTTGCCACCGGTGGATGCAGTGCGCGTAGAAGAACTGATCAACTATTTCCGCTACGACGATCCGGCCCCGACGGATGGCACGCCGTTCGCGGTCCGCACCGAACTCGCTCCCACGCCCTGGAACACCGACACGCTGCTGCTGCGCATCGGCGTCGCCGGCCGCGAAGTACCAACCGCCGCGTTGCCGGCCGCCAACCTGGTGTTCCTGGTGGATGTCTCCGGCTCGATGGGCGCGCCAGACAAGTTGCCGCTGCTGCAGTCATCGCTCAAATTGCTGGTGCGGCAACTGCGGAAGCAGGACCGCATCACCCTGGTGACCTACGCCGGCAGCACCGCCGTGGTGTTGCCGCCCACATCCGGCGCCCAACAAACGCGCATCGTCGAAGCCATCGACAGCCTGCAATCGGGCGGCGGCACCGCCGGTGCCAGTGGCATCGAGCTGGCCTACAAAGCGGCCCAGCAGGCGTATCTGCGCGGCGGCATCAACCGCATCCTGCTGGCCACCGATGGCGACTTCAACGTGGGCGTCACCGACTTCGACCAGCTCAAGGGCATGGTGGCCGAAAAGCGCCGTTCCGGCGTGGCACTGAGCACGCTCGGCTTTGGCACCGGCAACTACAACGACACGCTCATGGAGCAACTGGCCGACGCCGGCGATGGCGCCTACGCCTACATCGACTCGGCGCTGGAAGCACGCAAGGTGCTCACCCACGAACTGGGATCGACACTCGCCACCATCGCGCGCGACGTCAAGATCCAGGTCGAATTCAACCCAGGCACGGTCAAGGAATACCGCCTGATCGGCTATGAAAACCGTGCCCTGCGCCGCGAGGATTTCAACAACGACCAGGTCGACGCCGGCGACATCGGCGCTGGGCACACCGTCACCGCACTGTATGAAATCACCCCGGCACAGGGCGCCGCCTCCGTCGACCCGCTGCGTTACGCCACCACCGCGGCGCGGCGCCCGCAGCCTACGACCGGCAACGAGCTGGCGCACGTCAAGCTGCGCTACAAGCTGCCGGAGGCGCAGCGCAGCCGCCTGCTCGATACCGTGGTGCGTGCCAACCAGCAGCAAGCGCTGGCTGCCACCAGCGATGCGTTCCGCTTTTCGGCAGCGGTGGCCGGCTTTGGTCAACGGCTGCGTGGCGGCAGCCAGCTGCACGGCTGGGATTACCCGCAGCTGCGCGCATTGGCGGCTGGCAGCCTGGGCAGCGACCGGCATGGCTACCGCGCCGATTTCCTGCAGCTGCTGCAGCAGGCAGACGCATTGAGCAGCCGGCCGCTTGCCACTAACGACTGA
- a CDS encoding chemotaxis protein CheW, producing MSYANNDEIRGVLIQAGQERVLLPNATVAEVMSRVAVEPLADMPRWMVGRIDWYGWKVPLLSFAHLSGMGEEPTALNNKVIVLKALGGNPVLPYFALLTASFPQLISVPRDGLLADASEDVLPDGVHMRVLLGEQSALLPDLDAIEAQVGQALAAAAA from the coding sequence ATGAGCTACGCCAACAATGACGAAATCCGCGGCGTCCTGATCCAGGCCGGGCAGGAGCGCGTGCTGCTGCCCAACGCCACGGTGGCCGAGGTGATGTCGCGCGTGGCGGTGGAGCCGCTGGCCGACATGCCACGCTGGATGGTGGGCCGCATCGACTGGTACGGCTGGAAGGTGCCGCTGCTGTCGTTCGCGCACCTGAGTGGCATGGGCGAAGAGCCCACCGCGCTCAACAACAAGGTGATCGTGCTGAAGGCGCTGGGTGGCAACCCGGTGCTGCCGTATTTCGCATTGCTCACTGCCTCGTTCCCGCAGCTGATTTCGGTGCCGCGCGATGGCCTGCTGGCCGACGCTTCCGAAGATGTGTTGCCCGACGGCGTGCACATGCGCGTGCTGCTGGGCGAACAGAGCGCGTTGCTGCCCGACCTGGACGCCATCGAGGCGCAGGTGGGCCAGGCGCTCGCCGCCGCGGCCGCCTGA